The sequence TAGTTATGAACCTACATATTATTAGTTAGAGAGCGTAGTATGTTAGAGGATCCGTTTCCATACGTATGAATGCTCGtaagatacatatatattacgtacaaatatatatacatgctgaATAAGAGAGTCCGTAGTCATTATTGTATCTATCAATATGGTTTTTACCATAAATAAAAGTACGGACTTCTTTTACGGtatatctcttatatggttttataaaggaaaaagtacgaattacgagtctgaactatcgcggtcgaccatATCTCTTATATGGTCAACCGAATTACCTCCCTAAACCCGAAAACTAGACATTTTACACCCTGAACTTTGAATACCGGACGAATTTCCCCCCTtgacccaatccagagcggttttgtcctacgtgacgtacgcgtggcaatccagtcagcattttctttaaaaaaaattggtgggacccacctgtcatatctcctccccacctcttCCCAATATCTACTGGGGACATGCACAAGAGCAGCAGCTGGGTCAACGGCTCTGGCACGGCGTCCACCAGCGGCCGCCCTGTCTGCGGTGGCCTCCTGTCGCATCTCTATCGCCAGAGTGTCAACGTCGACGCACTGgcatgggagatctgcttagctccagtgcagattcaaagattgatgagatgcggacgtgccagttagtttgatcctgcaactgacaaaaTATGTAAACAGTAGATAAAACAACCGATTGGATGACAAGCCaatggagtaattccagccaATAGCTGATATTAGCCGATGCCGATAACAACtgatgtcgatagggtttttagcaatcggctatatgttcAATGTAGATAataatataaagacaatcggctgacgataataaaatataacaataatatagtccaatagaaaccaatcagCTAAAAATAATATGATAGGATAAGTActgatccgatggttaaagcatacatcggctagaGATTCGATGTCATTAAATACtcaagattagataaacagtaaaaccttggctaaatccaacttgtatgtaatgcttgtaagccgatgcaacgtccagataacttatcggctagcacctcgataaaacactagcatgaacctatcgacttaacaagatttatcaacaacaatctagtaggtcggacctaaccgatgcaacacgagattatatataataatctaatactcgatgagccgatagatttgtctaatgtgatggatataacaaatttatttataacagcattgtgattgtagagatatatcggctaagacagaagatcggacctaaccaAGACAGTTCCTACTAAACCGATGcatctctaaacacaatgcaattagatatagaattgagatatcaggtaggcaaatatatcaaccaaaccagagcgttGTAAGAGATCGAAAGCGATGTAGTCTTGAATAACACCAATGTAGccgatagattcaccagggTCGAAAGAaggtaggacttacccctttgcTGAAGATCGAATTGAACCGATGTAGCCCCGCGTTAGGTGCCAAATTCCGgcggttgataagtaaaaacctcagaaAAAAgggtagttgtattgatcgaaaGATAGTTTGCAATGACTCCGGGTGtaaatatttatacccatgggtagatgcttatccttgtaggacaagaaagaaactttccaaAAGATAAAacgaaaacataaagtccttatatgACACTAAACATACTTTTCTaaggataaaagaaaactaataaaatattcctaattaatagataacttgccatgccgcatcctccttgaactcaggtacttctggataagcttcctttaatatattgatttccttaaccgattatagcaggaatccgactattgacGATGTGATAATTATCTTAgaggcttaccaaatttcactattaaCATCTAGGTAGATGACAAAGCCTATAACCTTTAAGGCGTTTAACTTATTTTATTAGTAGGTTAGGCAACTTGACTTGATATTGTTGCTCAATGCTGGTATATAGGCAACAAATATCGAGCATATAGGCAAGGTTTTTAGAACATATTTGTGCCTTCTTAAATTAATGTTGATGAGTGGGAGGCCAAGGAATACGATGCCTATGTTTTCTTTGTTGGCTATATAGGACACTAATTTTGCCCTTCACATTGGACCAAGGCTTTTGTTAGGAGTTGATGTTTGGTGATTTAACCCACCAGCAGGAACAGGAAGACGAGtcaaccatttttttaaaacgaGAGGATGACGCTGGTGGATGTGAACGTAGCTAGTTAAGTAATATGTGTTAAAACGAGAGGATGACGCGAGTGAAGAGGAAGATGAACCGTTGTAGTTGAACAGGAAACAGTCGTGAGAAGCacttccaaaaaccttattgccacCTTCTACCGGTGCAGGATATTGAAGGTGAAGGTTCTGGAGATCTGCTCTCCCGATCACCAGTGCACGCCGATAAGTGAGATGAAGTAGACCACGACTGATGATGTAGTACAAAGGAAGATGCAAACCCTAGATTAATCAGGACGCTTGCACGATCTCCATTCCGTGTAACCGAACTGGATAAGTCACGTGTAACTTATTCGGACTCCACGCCATTTCAGGCACCTGATTATTCTGAGTGTTtccaaaaaataaatctaaatttcCCGCAGTAAAATAAAACTGCAAAAAGAgactgcatctgcgcaagggtgaggaaccaattttggcGGACCATTTGACGCGTACATCGTGCACGCGCACGCCATGCCAGGCGAGGAGAGCATGTCTCAAGTTGCTAGGAGAGCATCCTCCCTTATAAGGAGGTTTCCCTCTGCTAGAATAGGCAAGGTGTACTAAACTCTCTATGCATGCTATCCCATGAGGTgagctttttttatttttctaaagaattaatcttttAATGGGCTAAgacccatctattaattccaacgtAATGTTGGTATATAGGCTGTGACGGACgccgtgcccgattgagatggggttgccgcccgattgagatggtgGTTACCGTTCTAGTGAATGGTTTAAGAATATCTATACATAGATTTGGACATAAGATAGAGAATTATGAGTGAAGTGTTCATGATTATTTTATTGTATTACTGATGTGTTAGGCTCTTTTTATGGTATTAATACAATTCCATTTATGAAAAGGGACCCAACTTTCAAGATAATAATAATCTATAGTGGTGATAGGTGAGTTTATATCTAAGCATGGactaagtgattttttttttgaaatttgagataCATTCTTATAATTTAGTATATCAAAGTCTATGATCTATTTCATGGCATAAgtatttttcttccattttagTTACCATTATAAGATAATTTACCATCTCTTATGGTGAATTTCTAAGATGAATATGGTGAGATAATACTTCTTTTACTGTTCTCtttatcattaaaaataaaatgcccGCGTATCAGTGCGGGCTTCCTTTCTtgttacttaaattttttaaataagacgaacggtcaaacatatttaaaaaaatcaacggcgtcaaatatttagaaacggatggagtatataggCAACAAATATCAAGCGTACGTATATGCAAggctttttttaaacatatatatctgtGCATTCTGAAATTAATGTTTATGCAAGAAATAGGATCGATTGGTTATGTTTTCTTTGTTTGCTATATAGGACACTAATTTTGCGCTTGATGTTGGTCTAACGCTTTTTTTAGGAGTTGAGTTTGGTAATTAAACCCACCAGCAGGAACAGGAGAAGACGAGTCAACCATTATTTTAAAATGAGAGGATGACGCTGGTGTATGTGAACCTAGCTAGTTAAGTAATACtatctccatattttaatgtatgacgacGTTGACTTTtggtccaatgtttgaccattcgtcttattcaaaaaatttatgtaattatcatttgttttattatgacttgattcgtcgtcaaatgttctttaagcatgacataatttttttcatatttgcacaaaaattttgattaaaacgaatggtcaaacgctggtcgaaaagtcaacggtgtcatacattaaaatatggaaggAGTATGTGTTAAGTTAATAAAAAAGATTGTTAAGTTGAATGAACAGATTTGCTAAATCTCAACCATGAAAGTAACATTTATGGTCGTACGTCGATCAAGAAAATAATGTATGTTTGATGGTTTCTCGTTGACAACATATAGGCATATAGCGTTGTTCCGAGTTGAACCAATGTGCCCTACATCCATACCGGCACGAGGTACTACTATATCTTTCCGTAAGAACCATAGAGCAAAAATGAATTATTGTATTAGAGACattgcatccatgcatgcaaaGCAAAGTATGCCCGGAACTAGAAGCCGGCAACCGACTGATGCATATTTCTCTGATTTTGTTTACGCTTCAGTTCACCTAAAAAATCCTAACTAGTAAGTAGCTAGTTGAATGGAGATTTCTCTCTTTCAAGACAGTGTGTACTTGTTAATGCAAAATTGCTCCAAGCAATATTGTTTGCCTTCCCATCAATATATAGCTAGAAGCATTTTTAGCGATCTATTCCAATTCGAACATTTTGCTGCAAGTATCATATGATTCAGCACATATCCCTCACCTCTACTACAAACACCCCTAGTGAATGAAAAAAACACACAGAAAAAAGGGAGAGTATTAGCTTACTTTGATTTTAATTTGGATGTGATATGACGAGCCCCATCCACAGGTTGGGATTCAACGAACCCTAGAAAATGAAAAAATGAAGAGATGTTAAAAACGAAATCAGAAAATCGATGAAAAAAGAGGATTGAGAGAAAGGGGTATCGTACGCACCGactccgccgcagcagccgccgccgcaaccgccaccaccacgctcACGCCACTCTCCCTCACCGGCACAGCTGACCTCGTGCGCACCGGCGTCGCTGAAGAGGAGGAGTCGTGAGcaggctccgccgccaccggcttcgtcgccgccgccgcagccatgaCTCAAATGCTTGGGAGTCATTTGGGAGCTGTAGGTGTCTGTTTGGGAGCTGCTCAGATGCTTCTTCAGGGTGTGTATCTGATTCGTGAGGGTGTCTGTCTGATCCGTGAGAAATTGTCCTGTCCGGGATCGACTCCAAACGGTATACCGGTAAGTAGCATTTCTGATGTTTTAGTAATAAATAAGTTAAGTCTTCCTTTTTCATGGGGTTAAAACCTTTTCTCTTTcgtttcatgttttttttctgtccTTTGTACACGATATATGATCGGGAGTTCTCTAAACACCAAGCACAAAAATATCccattcatgttttatttttgcatTCCATCAGTGTGGCGAGTTCTCACACCAAGCACATATATGTCCCGTTGATTCTCGATGGATATCAGGCGagaattatatttatattttattaaattataccGATGTTAAACAAAACTTGTGATTGTGGGATGGGAAgcaatatagtactccctccatcccaatcccaatataatcagaaaaaagaacTTCTAGACACAAAAGACCAAGAGAAATTTATCATCCGATATTCCGATTAGTAGCTGGCTCATGCATGAAGTTTAATCCAGCGTGATCCATTTAATCTCCATCTAAGAAAGCTACAtccatttaatttaatttatatattatttgtttttcataaaaagaatttttttaaaaaaaaatgagcaaactttcaacttaaaatttgaaactgtcaatttaaaattttaaaaacttttacctcaaaatttaaaaaattaattcaaatttaaaaactttcaactcaagtttgaaattttcaacctacattttaaaattttcaactcggatttgaaattttcaaattaagtTTCAAAGCTTTTAACTCCAATCTCATAACTTTTCAACTCGATTGTTTATATGTTGTTTTATTGTAAAAACACTAAATACGAATTAGAAACGATATTAATGCTAAGCTAGAGTTAGCGGCGGGAGTTAAGGGCACACTGCGCTCAGAGAACATGGGCCGATTTGCTTTCAGGGACAACTGCGTGCAATAGGAAGGCCCATCCTAAagtttctccgtttcacaatgcaagtcattctagtattttacacattatattgatgttaatatgaatgtgtgaaatgttagaatgacttgcattgtaaaacggaggaagtaaaattTTACATAATATATTAAGACTTTCCtccaatatgtatatatatttatgaaacGAACAACTTTTCAAAACAcaagagggagtagtaatttcTAATGGGACTATTAAAAAAGTATTCGACATTGAAATTTCACAAGGCGACAGATGCAAGCTTATTTTGGTCAAACAACTAAATTCGGCTAGTTTTTAAAACCCGACAGATGCAACTTCTATTGCGACATTTGCCATGTGAACGAggatattttagaaaaatatgacaacaaatataatatatggtAGAAGTAGCTATTAGAAAAATGCAAACTGCGACATATGCAAGGATATTTTGGTCAAAAACTAAATGCGGCTAGTTGTTTGAACCCGAAAGTGTACACGCTGCTGACCCTTGCGCAGCCTTTCAATCTCCGACGTGAACcgctccatggccgccgccggcagcacgACCGGCACGGCCACACCATCTTCCCCGGCGCCGTTCTTGACGGCGATCAAGTAGCTCACTCCGAACCACGCGTGCGAGGGCCCGCCGTACACCGGCTCGCCCCACCCGAAGTCCACGCGGTGGAAGCCGGCGAGCCGGACGTCGGAGAGGAGGAGCAGGTTCGCCGTGTCGATGGCCGGCCGCCCACGCATCACCAGCGTGTCGGCCACGGACCGGACGTACTCGGCGGTCACCGTCTTCTTCGCCTCGCGCACCTGCTCGACCACGTCGCCGAGCGAGCCGCGGCGCCGCAGCGCCTCGGCGGGCATCGCCACCGTCACCGGCACGCACACGTTGCCGTAGTAGCCGCGGGGCAGGCGGAGCTCGCCGTTGTTCCTGAAGCCGACGATGATCGCCAGCCgcgcgtcctcgccggcgggggTCTCGAGCGCcctggcgcgcgcgcgccagaCGAACGACGCGAGCACGTCGAAGCTCGTCGCGCGGCCGCGGAGGTGCGGCGGGAGAGCACCCTTGAgcgcggcgacgtcgccggGGCTGAAAGAGAAGGTGCGCATGACCATGTCGCCGAGGGCGCCCAcggacggcgccgccgggggcgcGGCGGTGAAGTCGTTGTACTCGCGGAGATGGAACGCCGGCTTGGGTGGCTTGCGCGCGTCCAGAAGCTCGCGTGACCACGCCGGCGAGACGGCCGGTTCACGGGCACCGCGGGCGAgatcggcgacggcgtccaTGAACTGCACGATACCCGAGGCGTCGCACATGGCGTGGTTGAGGCGTATCCCGAGGACGAATCCTCCGCAGAGGAGGCGGGTCACCTGTGTACGTCCATGGATCAAGTCAACACTCAACACATGTGGACATGTACCATGCATGCCACCGTTGTCGATGCGTGAATGAGCAAAGATGAAGCTTACCTGGATCAGCAGCAATGGCGTGCCGAGCACCGCGGCGGAGCCGTCCACGTCGAAGAGCAGCTGATCCATGCACGGGAACGGCGCCCTGAGCCCGGCGGCCTCGAGGTCGGCGACGCGGACGTCGGCGTCCGCCTCGACGAACATCACGCCCTCGACGGTGCAGTCGACGACGAGCTTCCGGCCTTCAACCTCCCTGAGCCGCCCGGCGAACGGGTAGTACGGcaccagcgcggcggcgagcgcccgGCGGATGGTGTCCACGGGATCAGCGGCCGCGGCTGATGGGCGGCGCGCTCGCCATCGCCTGGCACGGTAGACGAAGACGACGGGGACCTGCCACCGCAGCGACTCCGGATCGTCTACGTCGGAGAGGCGCTTCGTCTCGCGGGGAGTCGGTGCGGCGggggcgacgagctccggcgcgcggcggcgcacggcgaagGACAGCGCCATGGCTTTTGGTTGTTTGGCTTTGCACCTAGCTATATCAAAGCTATATCTGTTCTCTTGTTCGGCTTTACCAGATTTTATCTGGTTTGACCACCATTAATACAACtagaaaggagaaaggaagcacgcgcatatgcgcgggcaccTTATTTATTATTGATAGAGATAATGTTAATAGAATTAAGTCATATATCACTATATGTATATAAgaaattatagatttcgccttataattaaaaaatatatgtcgtAGACTTTAATAAACGATAAGAATGTTTCttatattcaaacaaaaatcacttttgttaAGATTACATGTAAACTCACCTATTGTCACCATTACTTATTATCATTCTTGCTAGATGTCTTTTAAATAATGGAACTACATTGTATCACCAAAATAAGcctaatatataattaatacatCGTTAATACGTAAAACATTAATCTCCACTACATACATACCTAAATATTTATGTCAACTCTTagttttaaatatataaataaatattctaaaaatattggTTCTATTGGTTAATAGGATAAcattgttaaaaattatatacgaaTATCCCCTCTAACGGGTAGAGCTACCAAGGATTTATTTTTCTGTTGCCTTCAAACATGGGTTTCAGAGCGACGTACTCGTGCTTCTCAAATCCAGCGTGGACATATAAGTCCTATTTCATTATTAGCACCCTCAAAGATGATTAATATTAGTAAGTACGAAGTTGAGTACTATTGTCAATGGTGGCCTCTACTAGGTCTGCCTCAACTCAATCATATGTATGTCACTCCTGCTCGATGACTTTCaggaaagaaagagaatatggatgtgatgaaaaacaattattttcataaaaatagtatatttttacgTTTTTGTGTAGACACCATTTGTTTAAATTTAATCAGTACCgcttaaatttttatatggtATAGATACAATATTTTGATCATTAAAAATATATcgctaaacatatatatgaccGTGACAATCTTCAGagtatcatatcattatttatgTTTCAATAaagatctactccctccgtcccaaaataaatcaacttctaccaTTCAAacttttgtctcaaaataaatcaacttttacCTTTTTATCTACTCTCGGTtcgcaaataaaaaaaaattattcctTCAATACCTCTTACCCACCTACCCACCAATACTAATTTACTAATAATGAGGAGTAGTTTGGATATTTATCCTCTCCTTTAGTGTTGCATTGGGATGCTAGGACTTGcattttttgggacggagggagtatactttAGCGTCTAGTTTGTTTTCGTCACCTATTGTTCATAATAGGTccatcaatttaaatgaaaatcgatggtgagaTTACCTAGTGCCACGTGACACTCTAGGAGTGCAGGTAGAAGTGTCACGTGACCATATTTTTGTGaactaataaattttattttgtttggatAGAAAATCCTATTTTAAAAAGATCGTCTATATATTTTTCCACATTGGTTCTAACATTTACATatacttttcattttttaccgTAAGTATGTCCTGTTTTTCAAATGAACAGTAGGTGAAGGTATTTCTTTTCCATCGTACGTTTTTCCGGTAAACGGTACGTGcgtcctttgttttttttttcaaaacgaaCAGTAGGTAAAGGTATACTTTTTCCCATCGTACGTTTTCGGATATGCAGATTCTATTTTAGGTAAGTAAACGGATTATGTGTATACACAGGAagcatacattttttttaaaatagatataatctaacggtctaaaataacgggtccaccaatttaaatgaaaatcgacggtgagattatagAATGCCACGTGGCAACCTAGGAGTGCTTGTAGGAGCACCACATgacggcttaggagcgtttataggaagattaatgtacttttagtatataatagaaataGATGGTTACAAGTAGAGTCTCTCTACCTTTTGCgtcaaagaaaaaatatcaaagcTATTGAACGTAAGTTCAAATGTTGGCCTTCAAGCTAGCCTAGACAATCAATGGGCGTTTTATATGATGAAACATGCACATGCTTATATTTTCTATTCTAATTCCAAATGACTTTTCAAAGTAAATCTAGTACGACTACTATATTTTAAACTAGTCAGCGCTGATGTTCCATGAGGTTTTCCTAGTTTGACCTTACTAACAAGTTTGATTTAGTTTgtaaaagaaaacataaatatattttcacacaaaataaatatatttagcggtgattttaatgaaactaattttctGTTCAAaatatttctgttttttcttttttacatattAACTTCGTCAAACTAACTTGTAACAAACCTTAAACACCTTATATGTCAAAATGGAAGCAAGGGAGTGCTTGAAAAACTATTAATATCTATTCTCTACTACTTAAGTCTGTAGTGATGGCGGTGAAGCCAACCTAACAGACACGCGAGCTATTAATCGTAGGATCGGGAGATCGGATGGTGCTAAGGTATCCAATCGCACACGCTCCTCCCCTTCCGTCCGCACCCCCTGGTCACGCTGGTGCTAAGGTATCCAATCGCACACGCTCCTCCCCTTCCGCCCGCATCCCCTGATCACGCTGCCTCCTTCACCCGCATCCCCTCAAGATTCCTCCTGCAACCCCCTCCCATGCCGACGGTTCCTTCACCGCCAATCCCTTCTCAGCCCGCTCTCCCACTCCCCCTGCCCACCACCacttcccccgccgccaccgcctccatccaACCGCCGCACGTCGACGCCACGGGAGCAAGAGGTCTCCGCGTGCGTCCCCCTGCCGGCTGCAGGTCGTCCTCCTCGCGGaatcccggccgccgctccattCGCCGCCTGGTCTCCcgctcacccccccccccccctcccctaccACTTCCCGCGCCGCCAATGCCTCCATCCAACCGCCCACACATCGTCGCCGCGGGAGCAAGGAGGTCTCCGCGCCGCGGACTCCGGGGACGCCGCGGCCTTCTACCTCTCCAGCGCGGCCCTTCCCATCCCCGGCGGCCACGTACACCAAGATCTTCATGCTAGGGGCTCACGGTCTTCTTGGAAGTTCGACGGCAACAGCAAATCGACTATGCATGTTCTAGGTACAATCTTCCCATGTTCGTCAACTCAACTTTGAATGATGTTCTGCTGCCGGGAGTCGATCTATCCCATACCAGCAGCAACCGTAAACATAAtcatcttgttttctttattttctcttCGTCGGTTCGTCCTGTTGGCTGCTCATGGACCTAATATGCTATCTTTACTTCCTGCTGTCGAGTGACACGGCCAACCACTAATAGCAGACCGTGTACATTGTTATGATAGATAGATTTGGAGTTTACAATTTTTCTGTCTTCGTGCTACGTAGGTTTACTATGTATTGCCTTTCTCTCTTATATAGACCATCTATTATGTTTTAGaactaaaatatgaatataggcGGTGCAAGACTTTTTGTTGCAAGTATCCAATGAACTGTTTTGATTTAGAAGGACATGTGCTGCGGGAAGCAGATTTAGATACTTAACAATTGTCTAATCAAGCAAC is a genomic window of Oryza glaberrima chromosome 7, OglaRS2, whole genome shotgun sequence containing:
- the LOC127780470 gene encoding benzyl alcohol O-benzoyltransferase-like, with the protein product MALSFAVRRRAPELVAPAAPTPRETKRLSDVDDPESLRWQVPVVFVYRARRWRARRPSAAAADPVDTIRRALAAALVPYYPFAGRLREVEGRKLVVDCTVEGVMFVEADADVRVADLEAAGLRAPFPCMDQLLFDVDGSAAVLGTPLLLIQVTRLLCGGFVLGIRLNHAMCDASGIVQFMDAVADLARGAREPAVSPAWSRELLDARKPPKPAFHLREYNDFTAAPPAAPSVGALGDMVMRTFSFSPGDVAALKGALPPHLRGRATSFDVLASFVWRARARALETPAGEDARLAIIVGFRNNGELRLPRGYYGNVCVPVTVAMPAEALRRRGSLGDVVEQVREAKKTVTAEYVRSVADTLVMRGRPAIDTANLLLLSDVRLAGFHRVDFGWGEPVYGGPSHAWFGVSYLIAVKNGAGEDGVAVPVVLPAAAMERFTSEIERLRKGQQRVHFRVQTTSRI